A section of the Diabrotica virgifera virgifera chromosome 8, PGI_DIABVI_V3a genome encodes:
- the LOC126890466 gene encoding adult-specific cuticular protein ACP-20-like: MIAQVLFISTIVAIAQAGLLHGGLDLGGSSYAGSHSIVVAKEPVVEYYAPPKYEFKYGVQDWHTGDVKNQEESRVGDLTQSDYSLAEKDRKVSVSRIIAGAVPISHGKGW; the protein is encoded by the exons GTTTTATTTATCTCTACAATTGTGGCCATTGCACAAGCAGGACTTCTTCACGGTGGTCTAGATTTAGGAGGATCATCATATGCCGGAAGCCATAGTATAGTTGTTGCAAAAGAACCAGTAGTAGAATATTAT GCTCCTCCAAAATACGAGTTTAAATATGGAGTACAAGACTGGCACACTGGCGATGTCAAGAACCAAGAAGAATCTAGAGTGGGAGACCTTACCCAAAGTGACTACTCTTTGGCGGAAAAGGATAGAAAGGTTTCAGTATCCAGGATAATAGCAGGCGCTGTACCCATCTCTCACGGAAAGGGTTGGTAG